CGTTGACGCGACGATGATTCCGCCCATGGTAATGCACGGCCCAGCCTTAGAGGCGCTGAACTACAATCTCTACAAATGGCCGGGACACGGTATCACCGACGAGCAGGGCTACCAGTTCCTTGAAAAGGAATACATGAAAGCCGAGGAATACGATCACCTCATCGCAGACCCTACGGACTACTGGTTGCGCGTTTGGTTGCCTCGGACCCACAACTCTTTGAAACCCTTCGCCGAATTGCCACCGCTGTACGGTACCATGGAACTGCCTATGGCCGGACCGTGGCTTTGCACTCTGGGTGCTCCTCCAATCCAAGAAGCATTCAAATCACTTTTAGAGGCAGGCAGAATCAGCTTTGAGTGGATTCAGGCATTGGGGCCGTATCTTGGCCAGATATTGGGCTCAGGTTATCCGATGTACGCCGGTGGCGCCACCAAGGCTCCTTTTGACGTGCTGGGCGACTCCTTTAGAGGCACTGCGCAGTTGATGATGGATCTATACCGAAGGCCTGAGAAAGTGCTGGAGGCGGTAGACAGGATTGTGCCCCTGATGATCACTATGGGCGTGGGAGGAGCCTTGGCGAACAACAATCCGTTGATTTTTATCCCTCTGCACAAAGGGGCCGATGGCTTTATGTCGAACGAACAGTTCAAGAAGTTCTATTGGCCGAGTCTGAAAAAGGTAATTATTGGTTTGGCTGAAAACGGATGTGTGCCCTGCTGCTTCGTGGAGGGAGCATATAACCAGCGGTTGGAATATTTGGCCGAGGTTCCAGAGGGCCAATGCGTCTTTCTCTTTGACAGAACCGATATGGCCAAGACCAGAGAAGTGTTGGGTGGGAAATCATGCATCGGAGGAGGGTTCCCGGTTTCTCTGATCATCGCCGGGAATGCGCAACAGGTGGAAGACGAGACCAAGAGATTGCTGGATGTGGCCGCTGGTGACGGAGGTTACATTCTCAGCATCGGGTGCGCCATGGACGAGGCCCGAGAACACACACTCAAAGCGTTTATTCAGACTGGAAAGAGATACGGCAAGTATTAGGATTTGCCTCGTGTTCGCCTGTCTACCGATGGAACAGGAGAAAATGCAGTGATCTCCTGCAGTGCGTTCGACTGCAGGAGACTGTTGGAGAGAAACGCTCAAATACTCTCCAACGTGCCGAGCGGACCGACAAGTGCCTGGCATGCTTACACAAATGTTGGGCCTCAGCCCTGGAAACCGACACATTTCATCGGCGTGAAGCACGCCCCCCAATGGATGGAGAAATACTCGGAGAGGGAACTTGAGATGAATAACCCACAACAGTTGTTGCAAGAGCGGGAAAAACGCATCCAAGACGCGACTGCTCTCAAAAAAACCGATCAGGTCCCAATTGCCTGCATGTGGGACTTTTTCCCGGCAAAGTGGAAGGGTGTCACCGTGAAAGAGGTGATGTACAACCCACAGCTCATGTTCGATTTGTGGGTGGAATGCATGGAACACTTCAAGCCCGATCAAGGCGACAACCCGTATGCCCTTCGCGGTTTTGGCAGAGTGCTGGATATACTGGATTTTCAACATCTCAAATGGGCCGGGCACGGCGTAGGAGAGAACCAGTCCTATCAGTTTGTAGAGCTGGAGGCTATGAAAGCGGACGAGTACGATCATTTCCTTTTCGATCCCTCAGATTTCATGGTGCGACGATTCTGGCCGAGAGTCTACAAAGCTTTTGCTCCTTTTGAAAAACTGCCCCCACTAAATCAGGTAATTTCGTACTTTTGGGGCCTCTACAATGGCGTCTTTCTTCTCTCCCCGGAGATGGAAGAAGCCCGAACGGCCATGATCGAAGCCGGGAAAGCGTCTGCTGAATTACTGAAATGGATGACCGCCTATGGCAAGAAAATGGCGGAGTTGGGTTTTCCTCCTTCTTCCGGTGGATACAGCCAGGTGCCGTTCGATACATTGGGCGATGTCTTCCGGGGGACCAAAGGCGTCATGATGGATTTGTACAGGCGTCCGGACAAAGTGATGGCCGCATGCGAAAAGCTGCTGCCCATCATGATTGATTCGGCCATTGCCTCCGTGAAACGTTCCGGAGTGCCAAGAGTCTTTATCCCTTTGCATAAGGGTCTCGATGGCTTTTTGTCTCCCCAACAATTCAACAAGTTCTATTGGCCGCATATGAAAGAACTTCTCGAGGCACTCATCCGGGAAGGCATTACTCCATGGGTTCTCGCCGAGGGCGTGTGTAATACCAGGCTTGATGCTTTTCGCGATGTCACCCCGGGCAAGGTAATCTACCATTTTGAAGGGACAGACATGTTCAAAGCCAAGGAGATGATGCGGGACCGTTGTTGCATCCGTGGCAACGTGCCGGCAAGCGTTCTGGCGGTAGGCACCCCGGATGACGTTAGATCTTACTGCAAAAAGCTTCTTGATGTGTGCGCACCCGATGGCGGCTTTATCATGGATGCATCATGCCCTCTGGCCGAGGCAAAGCCCGAAAATGTTCAAGCCATGTACGATTTCACTCGTGAATACACGGGCAATTGACTCTTTAGCGCGGCGGAGCGCGTGAGTCGTGATGCCGCCTGAAGAATATTCCTGTTTCCTTTCCAGTGCCGGGAAGACGTTAACCGTTTGGCACGCAACGCTTTACCGTTTCAAACAGTAAACCGCACGTGAGATGGTTCAGCCGGCTCAGACTTGTGCTCGAGCCGTTCGATTGAGAAACGCCGAAAGGCTGACGAATCGTTCGGTCGGAGCTATGGGAGGCGTTCCT
The sequence above is a segment of the Desulfomonile tiedjei DSM 6799 genome. Coding sequences within it:
- a CDS encoding uroporphyrinogen decarboxylase family protein, producing MISCSAFDCRRLLERNAQILSNVPSGPTSAWHAYTNVGPQPWKPTHFIGVKHAPQWMEKYSERELEMNNPQQLLQEREKRIQDATALKKTDQVPIACMWDFFPAKWKGVTVKEVMYNPQLMFDLWVECMEHFKPDQGDNPYALRGFGRVLDILDFQHLKWAGHGVGENQSYQFVELEAMKADEYDHFLFDPSDFMVRRFWPRVYKAFAPFEKLPPLNQVISYFWGLYNGVFLLSPEMEEARTAMIEAGKASAELLKWMTAYGKKMAELGFPPSSGGYSQVPFDTLGDVFRGTKGVMMDLYRRPDKVMAACEKLLPIMIDSAIASVKRSGVPRVFIPLHKGLDGFLSPQQFNKFYWPHMKELLEALIREGITPWVLAEGVCNTRLDAFRDVTPGKVIYHFEGTDMFKAKEMMRDRCCIRGNVPASVLAVGTPDDVRSYCKKLLDVCAPDGGFIMDASCPLAEAKPENVQAMYDFTREYTGN
- a CDS encoding uroporphyrinogen decarboxylase family protein, producing the protein MDAAWEKMSSSQRQEAFLAKWASGEGIEFVSDEAKASYQYRAGLIKDAVTLKKTPDRVPIVPLATFAPVKLYGYSAKQAMYDPHILGKVCLAYSKDYDVDATMIPPMVMHGPALEALNYNLYKWPGHGITDEQGYQFLEKEYMKAEEYDHLIADPTDYWLRVWLPRTHNSLKPFAELPPLYGTMELPMAGPWLCTLGAPPIQEAFKSLLEAGRISFEWIQALGPYLGQILGSGYPMYAGGATKAPFDVLGDSFRGTAQLMMDLYRRPEKVLEAVDRIVPLMITMGVGGALANNNPLIFIPLHKGADGFMSNEQFKKFYWPSLKKVIIGLAENGCVPCCFVEGAYNQRLEYLAEVPEGQCVFLFDRTDMAKTREVLGGKSCIGGGFPVSLIIAGNAQQVEDETKRLLDVAAGDGGYILSIGCAMDEAREHTLKAFIQTGKRYGKY